CGGCATTGGTAATTACTACCCCGGCGCTCTTACCTACCAATAAATCTTGTGGTGAAGTAATTGCTCCCTTGTTAAAATCATCGGAGGTTACAGCGACTACTGATCCTGTAGCGTCCGATTTCTTAACAGTTCCATAACCAATCACAACAACTTCTTGAAGTTGCTGCGTTGAAACGGTCAATGTTACGTTTACGATTTCTCCAGTTATAACCACTTCTTGTGTGGTGTAGCCAACGCTGGAGATTACTAGTGTGCTGCCCTTGGGAGCGGTCAATGAGAACATGCCATCTAGGTTTGTGGCAGTACCATTTGTTGTTCCCTTAACATACACGGTTGCACCAATTAATGGTGAACCATTAGAGGCGTCAGTGACTTTACCCGAGACTTTTAGGTCCTGAGCGTAAGCCATTCCTCCTGAACATAGGAGCATGCCGGTGATGAGCAAGCTGCCTACTAAAGTGAAGAGGTGCTTCATAATAATACTTTTAGGCTTAGGTAAAACAATAAACAATAAACAATTACTATAAATGTTTGCTAGATTTTCCAATCACAATTTAGGAAAAGATAAGGTAAACTTAACCTAAAGTCAAGAGCTTACTTTATGAAAATCAACGCAATCGAAACCGCAAACGATTGCAATCAACCATTTTCCGAATTAAAAAAAATGAATATTTATTGCCTGAATGTGGATTTGGTCCTTGGGGGTTTCTTGCTATATTTGACTATATTTGAAGAATAAACAATCTTTTGGATTATGAAATCGCATCCAATCACTATCAAAGACATCGCTCGTGAGCTTGGCGTTTCACCTTCAACGGTTTCTCGTGCCCTAAAGGATCATCCAGACATTAGCGAGGAGACACGTCGGCTTGTTAAGGAGCTGGCTGAAAGAATGAAGTATAAGCCTAATGCCATTGCACTTAGCCTAAAAAACAGGAAGAGCAACGTGGTTGGCGTAATAATTCCACAGATAGTACATTACTTCTTTTCGTCGGTTATTAGCGGTATTGAGGAGGTTGCAGGGAAGTATGGCTACAGCGTTATGGTAGCTCAGTCCAACGAGCTGTTCGAGAAGGAAGTTGACGCTATGGCCACCCTAGCCGACGGACGAATTGACGGGCTACTGATATCGATTGCAAAGGAGACAGTGAAGTACGACCACCTCCGCCAGCTTAAGGAGGAGGGTATCGAAATCGTTTTCTTCGATAGAGTTCCCGATGAATTTAAGAGCGATAGCGTGGTAATCGACGATTTTCAGGGTGCACTTAAAGGGGTTCAACATTTAATTGAGCACGGTCGTAGGAGAATTTTGCACCTTGCTGGTCCGCAAACGAGGTTAATTGGTAGAAAGCGGCTTAAGGGTTACCTGCAGGCCATAGAGAATAACCGAATACCTTACGACGAAAAGTTAGTTGTACATTGTGATTCCTTTGATGCTGCGCTTAAGGTTATACCGGATTTGGTTAATGGTGGGCTTGATTTTGACGCCGTGTTTACCGTTAATGACTTCACTGCTGCTGGCGTAATTCAGGCTCTCAAGAAGCTTGGAAAAAGAATTCCTGAGGACATTGCCGTTGTTGGCTATGGCGACGATGACGTTGCGCATATGATTGACCCTACGCTTACCACCATTCGGCAACCCGGAAAGGAGATGGGAATGCAGACAATGGAGCTGCTACACAAACGCCTTTCCTCGTTGGAAGAAGCAACGGATATAATTTCCGAGGTGTTGCAAGCGGAATTAGTTCCTAGAGAAAGCACTCTGGGACATTTTAAGCAAGAAAAATAGCTGCTATAATAATAAGGTATAAAAAAGCGGGAAATTCGATATTTCCCGCTTTTTTGGCTCTATCCCTTTATTTTTAAGGTTTTTTTAACTTTTTTTTAACCTTACCGCAATCGATTTAAATAAGGTTGAATCGAGCTAAATTGCCTCATTTATAGGTGCTTCAACCTCAATTACCACATGTTTTTTCCTTTCTTTTTACCTATTTTTGGACAAAATGAGGACTAACCCTATTCATCCCATAACCTAATGGCTAAAAAACCTAACCTAAAATTTTGGCAAATTTGGAACCTCAGCTTCGGCTTTTTGGGTGTTCAAGCTGGATTTGCATTGCAGAATGCTAATGTATCACGCATTTTGTCTAATTACGGTGCAGATTTGCACAACTTATCTTTTTTTTGGCTATTAGCCCCAATAATGGGACTTATTATTCAGCCATGGGTTGGCGCATCGAGTGATAGAACGTGGAATAGACTTGGTCGAAGAAAACCATTTATTTTAGGTGGTGCAATTGCTGCTGCTTTTGGAATGTTTTTAATGCCTAATTCTCAATTGTTATTAGCGATCATTCCAGCGGTGGCTTTTGGTGCGATTATGCTTGCAATGATGGATGCGTCGTTCAATGTTACTTTTCAACCATTTCGCTCCCTTGTTGCGGATATGACTCCTGCCGAGCAGACAAATATTGGTTACTCAGTTCAAACGGTATTGATTAACCTGGGTGCCGTAATAGGATCATTTTTGCCTTATTTTCTAACGAATGTATTAAACATTGAAAATACTGCTCCAAAAGGACATGTGCCAAACTCGGTTGTCTGGTCATTCTACATTGGAGGATCACTTCTACTATTTTCGGTTCTATGGACTGTGTTTACTACAAAAGAGTATCCTCCCAAGGATTTCGCAAAATATAATGGTACAGATACTGAAGATTTGGAAGGTAAAGAGAGGATAAGCTTTATAAAGACACTTTTCAGCATGCCTAAAATTATGGGTAAGTTGGCTGTCGTTCAATTCTTTTCTTGGTTTGCTCTTTTTACTATGTGGGTCTATACTACGCCTGCGGTTGCTCAGCATGCATGGGGAACTGCAATTGGTGATTCATCATCAGATGCCTATAATAGTGCTGCTAACTGGGTGGGGGTCCTTTTTGGACTGCAGAGTGTTTTTGCTGCGCTATTTGCTATTTTCATGAATAGGCTTGCTGATAAATTTGGTCGTGTTAAAACCTATTCAATTTCTCTTCTCCTTGGGGGGCTTGGATTCCTTTCCATGTATTTTTTACAAAACCAATATTCTCTCATATTATCAATGATAGGTGTTGGTATATCATGGGCAGCAATTTTAGCAATGCCATACG
This sequence is a window from Williamwhitmania sp.. Protein-coding genes within it:
- a CDS encoding LacI family DNA-binding transcriptional regulator, which gives rise to MKSHPITIKDIARELGVSPSTVSRALKDHPDISEETRRLVKELAERMKYKPNAIALSLKNRKSNVVGVIIPQIVHYFFSSVISGIEEVAGKYGYSVMVAQSNELFEKEVDAMATLADGRIDGLLISIAKETVKYDHLRQLKEEGIEIVFFDRVPDEFKSDSVVIDDFQGALKGVQHLIEHGRRRILHLAGPQTRLIGRKRLKGYLQAIENNRIPYDEKLVVHCDSFDAALKVIPDLVNGGLDFDAVFTVNDFTAAGVIQALKKLGKRIPEDIAVVGYGDDDVAHMIDPTLTTIRQPGKEMGMQTMELLHKRLSSLEEATDIISEVLQAELVPRESTLGHFKQEK
- a CDS encoding carboxypeptidase-like regulatory domain-containing protein; the encoded protein is MKHLFTLVGSLLITGMLLCSGGMAYAQDLKVSGKVTDASNGSPLIGATVYVKGTTNGTATNLDGMFSLTAPKGSTLVISSVGYTTQEVVITGEIVNVTLTVSTQQLQEVVVIGYGTVKKSDATGSVVAVTSDDFNKGAITSPQDLLVGKSAGVVITNA
- a CDS encoding MFS transporter encodes the protein MAKKPNLKFWQIWNLSFGFLGVQAGFALQNANVSRILSNYGADLHNLSFFWLLAPIMGLIIQPWVGASSDRTWNRLGRRKPFILGGAIAAAFGMFLMPNSQLLLAIIPAVAFGAIMLAMMDASFNVTFQPFRSLVADMTPAEQTNIGYSVQTVLINLGAVIGSFLPYFLTNVLNIENTAPKGHVPNSVVWSFYIGGSLLLFSVLWTVFTTKEYPPKDFAKYNGTDTEDLEGKERISFIKTLFSMPKIMGKLAVVQFFSWFALFTMWVYTTPAVAQHAWGTAIGDSSSDAYNSAANWVGVLFGLQSVFAALFAIFMNRLADKFGRVKTYSISLLLGGLGFLSMYFLQNQYSLILSMIGVGISWAAILAMPYAILARSLPSDKMGVYMGIFNITVVVPQIFSGLLLGTMLKYVFHERAIFMIILAGISMIIGGLSAALIVKENRA